The genomic stretch TCAAACAATGGGTGTTCGTTTTGGATCTATAAGCTATCGATTGAATACGGGTTACGGATCTGTATCAGATACTGTGTACGTAGCTGCTTATTTCGCATTGATAAGCTTATCGGACTTTAAGATTAATCCGATAATAGTGATGTGAGTAGCCTTACACGGTGCTGTGAGATAATGTGGTCGGATCCACATAAAACCCGTATCTGAGTTACCCGGATCCGATGAATTTATTGGATCTAAAACGCTCTCACGGTACGTGCACCGCCTCTCTCTCCCTCTATATACATAGTGTTATCTCCTTGGTCCTCTCTCGACCGATCTCGTTCGTGCTCTGATCTTTCGCTCATCTTCTTTGATGGCGCGATTGCTCTGCGGCCGAACCCTAGCCGGGGCCTCGCACCCCGTGGCCGCGCCTCTCGGCCTCCGCAGCCTCTGCAGCCGCTCCGAACGGCCGCAGCTTATCGACGTGGAGCTCCAGGCGGAGGACTTCCCCCCGGAGATCGAGGTCCTCGGCATGCGCCGCCTTGAGGACGTCATCCACGCCATCGTAGTCCGTAGATCCGCCCCTTATTGGTTACCCTTCCTCCCTGGCTCCTCCTACTGGGTACCGCCCCGCAATCGCCACCGTGGCGTCGTGGAGCTCGTCAGCAGGCTCGCCAACCCGATGACGGCGGAGGAGATCATGTCGTTCACTACTGATCGTGGCTGGCCCTCTTCAGCTTATTTCGTTGAAGGTGATGAAACAttattgtctctctctctctctctctctctctctctctctctctctctctatatatatatatatatatatatatatatatatatatatatatatatatatatatatatatatatatatatatatatatatatattgtcactCATATTCGAACTCGTTGTAAATAAGTCGGTGACgttaaaattattaatatcaaTATATAATCACTAAAAAATTAATGTATGCGATCAATGCGTCAATTTTAGTGTTGTTCATAGCAATTCCATAGCTTCTACCATGGATTAATGCCAAAGTCAACTGATTCGAGGTTGTCTTGAAAGTATTACAAGTTTTTAGAGAATGCATGTATGCAATTTGCGTGATATTTATGTTTTTTGCTAGATAGCTTGTTTTACATATTTACTATGCAGTTTTGTTGCAGAAAACCAGCTTTTTGTGATATGAACTGTTAGATTTTACAGTGAATTCTTTATGCATATATGTAGGTTCTTGTTGTGGAAATATATTTGTTTGAGGCATTTTGACCGGATTGGTTCTA from Musa acuminata AAA Group cultivar baxijiao chromosome BXJ1-3, Cavendish_Baxijiao_AAA, whole genome shotgun sequence encodes the following:
- the LOC103977412 gene encoding uncharacterized protein LOC103977412, coding for MARLLCGRTLAGASHPVAAPLGLRSLCSRSERPQLIDVELQAEDFPPEIEVLGMRRLEDVIHAIVVRRSAPYWLPFLPGSSYWVPPRNRHRGVVELVSRLANPMTAEEIMSFTTDRGWPSSAYFVEGVSPQPVKKRRERTKAQSDDEES